From the Lathyrus oleraceus cultivar Zhongwan6 chromosome 3, CAAS_Psat_ZW6_1.0, whole genome shotgun sequence genome, the window GGCCTGAAGCTTGATGTGCAGCAGCACGGTTGCAAAAACATATTGCTGTAAAAGGGCGTGATTTGATATTACTAGATAAAGCAGCAGTGTAGTTCTCCACCTCTTCTGTATACTTTCCCATTTTGAAGTTCTCATTTCCTGCTTTCCTGTGATCTAGAAGTTCTTGTATTGTAGCAGCTAATGACAGCAACTCTTCAATGTTATCAATCCCACACTTGTCATTGGCAGATGCTATTTGCTGTAATTTTTCAATAACATTAAGTGATGCATCAAGCTTCCCCAAACGAAAGTAACACTTAGATATAAATGACCATCTCCACATTTTTACACTTGAGTAACTATTATGCATGGAATTGTTCACACTGTTTGCCAAGACAAAATTCTTTTCTGCAAGATTCAGACTCTGGTCACAAAGCTGAATTGCTGCATCATACTTTTGCAGCATATAGAGAGCATCGGCCTTCATTTGGATCACTGCAGTCATGATATGGTGTTGTACAGGACCAAGGTTTTGATGTTGTATACCTGCTATTTTGGCCATGATTTGCATGAATCTACAGGATTATGACAGGGTTATGGCTGCTGCAGGACCACGATTGCAGGATGCTTGCCAAGGTGAATTCAGTGCCAAATACACATGAGTTGTCTTGTCTAAATAACCACTGTAAGTGCAACATATGATCATATGATTGTGGTGTCTTGTTTGTGGTGAATGCAAGGCCTGGTGGTAGGGTGAGGGTTGGTCTTCTTGCTGCTAAATATTTTGATACTCTTTTACTAAATTCGGCTAATTCTACTGACTTGGTATAACCGAACTCTTGATTGTCAGAACCACAGGAACATCATTGCAAGGAAGAACAGAAGCAGCAAGAGCGGCTCGCTTGATAACAGTTTGAACAAAATGATCCTCCATGCTTAATTCTCCACCAATGATGTCTTCTAATGTCACAAACGATTCTGTTTCCTTTATAAACGAAAGTAGCTTACGAATTTCGTGCTCTTGTGATGGATTCATCTTCGTTAAGAATTGAAGTGGAAATGCTACCGAGAGTTTTACTTCATTACTAATGTGAAGATCTCTGAGAATTGAATAAATTGATTCAAGAGCATTCATAATCAAAGGTATCTCATTTTGGAGTAAACACTCACTTCCACAGCTGACAATGATGCTTTTGATGTTTGAACGTGGAAGAAAATTTACAAGTAGAGCTTTTAGCTCAGAAGTCGCTGAAGGTTTTGAAGTAATGAAATTTTCAACTTGGCTTTTGCTTAAGTATAGATCCACTAACATGTTTGAGTTGGTAAGAGTAAGTgaaagttgactttggtcaaagttgaccaaaagtcaactgttgaccaaagtcaacaaatggtcaaaatgtattttctttttttgatttctttgtaaatggaTATTCAATGGAAAATTATTGGTGAATTTAGGGTTTAatgaatttgggttgactttggtcaaagttgaccaaaaagtcaactgttgaccaaagtcaacagttggtcaaaaaaatgccaaattttgtattttcttgtatggactcacatgtaatggtttacaatgacatgaaataaattgaaatggattaaaTAATGGTTTGAAGCtggtttccaaattgttttgttttatgacttgaatgtttgacttttgaaaaataacttgactgataatgcacatgaacaaggccatgaaatgagaccataaggtcagggttttgacatagtatccatgaaccaataactTGACTggcaagtggcttgaaacacaagaagcttggttgttcagataacccagaccatagatgtatccacaatcacatgaacaacaccatgactttggaccaaaACCAATCCCCATATAAGAAACCAAAGTAAGGTTAGACCAAGCATgctaaacaaacataaaaaattcaggaccaaaatcggggtatgacacatgggttgaggttgcttcatgagcaaggcacaattgatgaacagatgaattagggtttccttgagaaacaaacctcaaaccctttgactttatttgatcaaaatgatgaattgagatactagggaggcatatttgatggatgagagctttgggaaccatttccatgcttgccttcatcttctcttggccatatcattgcacaaaggatcacctagaagcttttagatcttgtgactactcaagctacaaacaaaagatgttagtgacatatttttgtgcttttggttagcaaataaaaaaattataaaagcaaatatacaattcaagcatgcttggtgatctcaaaccactcataaGGGGTCCCATCCAAAGGGAAGAAgccaagatgctcatgatccttgaggttatgcaaatgttatgttatgatgccatgagggatcttagggaaaaaattagggtcttacaggtgGGTGTGGTTgttatggtcaagttgtctatcTTTTGAGTAAGAGCATCTACCTTGGAGTTGACATGGTCAAGactgctgtaagaccccaattttgggccctaagatccctcatggcccacatcatatcataccatggcctcaaggatcactgcatgccctagtttccctcctagtgggtgggttgccttgtgagttgtttcttgatcaccaagcatactttgcatttgtatatctttgcttttcatatgtttatcaaccaaaaagtacaaaaatattgtcagtctaaccttgttgcttgcagttgaagcaatcatcagcaattaggtcaaagacagtcaacagtcagtcaaagcaatggatggtggccattcttgcagaatttgggcaccatgatcaataatcaagagttcatacaacttgggacatcatttgaagtcaagttctcaaggaattagggtttggaattcatcagaagtgatccaatcacccaaaaccctagaaaagtcaaacttggtcaactgttgatt encodes:
- the LOC127129557 gene encoding uncharacterized protein LOC127129557 — encoded protein: MAKIAGIQHQNLGPVQHHIMTAVIQMKADALYMLQKYDAAIQLCDQSLNLAEKNFVLANSVNNSMHNSYSSVKMWRWSFISKCYFRLGKLDASLNVIEKLQQIASANDKCGIDNIEELLSLAATIQELLDHRKAGNENFKMGKYTEEVENYTAALSSNIKSRPFTAICFCNRAAAHQASGQIANAIADCSMAMALDGNYAKAISRRATLHEMVRDYEQAACDIRRLILVLGSQSNEEGKHSESPNGSTGGKESRQAQQRLLAVEGQAKMRTPLDFYLILGIKPADTAADIKKAYHKAALRRHPDKAGQLLARSEVGDEGLFWKFVYKFTYQPTN